In a genomic window of Sutcliffiella sp. FSL R7-0096:
- a CDS encoding CamS family sex pheromone protein has translation MKRFLSLLLVVSLFATGCVPGFEKQEEVVQDPAQQENTEQAIVPRYKISDDYYQTILPYKPGETRGQIAPRLNSRVDVEEMETGLMRLAQEVFPSDSYLYQEGQYIKRGTISEWLKRKTGEESLGLNPPIARGEDVDVEKANEASPIYLAHIQEQNYLIRRGEDQVELGGVSIGIALNSVHYFNLLDKDGGFPREYPIPNDELEAEGKKIAEEVIKRVRTMEGLENVPIIVGLYKQSPANSVVPGSFIAKANVASGNNTIGKWDSVNEEYHLFPHSKTTELFRDDAVRFENFKLDIDDYFPNHTGVIGKGYYIDGEIQQLAIEVNMEFNGKAELIGFTQYVTGLLVEHFPNYMNLQVSISSISGQEALIVRDAGAEKPFVHIY, from the coding sequence GTGAAAAGGTTTTTGTCGTTGCTCCTTGTTGTTTCTCTTTTTGCCACCGGATGTGTGCCTGGCTTCGAGAAGCAGGAAGAAGTGGTACAAGATCCAGCGCAGCAGGAAAACACGGAACAAGCCATTGTTCCGCGATATAAAATATCAGATGACTATTACCAAACCATCCTTCCCTATAAGCCCGGGGAAACCCGCGGCCAGATCGCCCCGCGCTTGAACAGCCGGGTCGATGTGGAAGAAATGGAAACCGGCTTGATGCGCTTGGCCCAGGAAGTATTCCCATCTGACAGCTATCTGTATCAGGAAGGACAATATATAAAGCGGGGAACCATCTCCGAATGGCTGAAGCGTAAGACTGGTGAAGAGAGCTTAGGATTGAACCCGCCGATTGCTCGGGGGGAAGATGTAGATGTTGAAAAGGCTAATGAAGCCAGCCCCATCTATCTAGCGCATATTCAAGAACAGAATTATTTGATCCGAAGAGGAGAGGACCAGGTAGAGCTTGGCGGTGTCTCCATCGGGATCGCGCTTAACTCTGTTCATTATTTCAATCTTTTAGATAAAGACGGTGGGTTTCCTCGTGAGTACCCTATACCTAACGATGAACTTGAAGCAGAAGGCAAAAAGATTGCAGAAGAGGTAATCAAAAGGGTCCGCACGATGGAAGGCCTGGAAAATGTTCCGATCATCGTCGGATTGTATAAGCAAAGCCCTGCCAATTCCGTTGTGCCAGGCAGCTTCATTGCCAAAGCAAATGTCGCTTCTGGTAATAACACGATTGGAAAATGGGATAGCGTGAATGAGGAATATCACCTTTTCCCACATAGCAAAACCACGGAACTATTCCGTGATGACGCTGTACGCTTTGAAAATTTCAAGCTGGATATTGATGATTACTTCCCTAATCATACTGGTGTTATCGGCAAAGGCTATTACATTGATGGTGAAATCCAGCAGCTTGCCATTGAAGTAAATATGGAATTCAACGGAAAAGCGGAGTTGATCGGATTCACCCAATATGTGACGGGGCTGTTGGTAGAACACTTTCCGAATTATATGAATCTCCAAGTATCGATTTCTTCCATAAGTGGACAAGAAGCGTTGATTGTAAGGGATGCCGGAGCGGAAAAACCGTTTGTTCATATCTACTAA
- the pruA gene encoding L-glutamate gamma-semialdehyde dehydrogenase, with the protein MVLPYKHEPFTDFTNEENKQAYLEGLKLVDSYLGQDYDLIIGGERVTTEDKIVSVNPANKEEVVGRVSKADRDLAEKAMQVADETFKTWRKVKPEVRADILFRAAAIIRRRKHEFSALLTKEAGKPWNEADADTAEAIDFLEYYARQMLKLKDGMPLESRVGEYNRYNYIPLGVGVIISPWNFPFAIMAGTAVAAIVTGNTVLLKPASTTPVVAAKFVEVMEEAGLPAGVLNFVPGSGAEVGDYLVDHPRTRFISFTGSRDVGLRIYERASKVNPGQIWLKRVIAEMGGKDTIVVDSEGDLELAAQSIVKSAFGFSGQKCSACSRAVIVEDVYDQVLNRAVELTKELTVGDPTENHYMGPVIDQAAFDKVMKYVGIGKEEGRILAGGEGDNSKGFFVQPTIVADVDPEARLMKEEIFGPVVAFAKAKDYNHALEIANNTEYGLTGAVITNNRDKIEQAREDFHVGNLYFNRGCTGAIVGYQPFGGFNMSGTDSKAGGPDYLLLHLQAKTTSETL; encoded by the coding sequence ATGGTATTACCTTACAAACATGAACCATTTACTGATTTCACTAATGAGGAAAACAAACAAGCTTATCTTGAAGGCTTGAAACTAGTGGACTCTTATTTAGGACAAGATTACGACTTAATTATCGGTGGAGAGCGTGTTACGACAGAAGATAAAATCGTATCCGTGAACCCTGCAAATAAAGAAGAGGTTGTTGGTCGTGTGTCAAAGGCGGATCGTGACTTGGCAGAAAAAGCAATGCAAGTTGCAGACGAAACGTTCAAAACGTGGCGTAAAGTGAAGCCAGAAGTAAGAGCAGACATCTTGTTCCGTGCGGCAGCAATCATTCGTCGTCGTAAGCACGAATTCTCTGCACTTTTAACAAAAGAAGCAGGTAAGCCTTGGAATGAAGCGGATGCAGATACAGCGGAAGCGATTGATTTCCTTGAGTACTATGCGCGTCAAATGCTTAAATTGAAAGACGGTATGCCTTTAGAAAGCCGAGTTGGCGAATACAACCGTTATAACTATATTCCACTAGGAGTAGGTGTGATCATCTCCCCTTGGAACTTCCCATTTGCAATCATGGCTGGTACTGCAGTAGCGGCGATTGTAACGGGTAACACAGTATTATTGAAGCCTGCATCTACAACTCCAGTTGTTGCAGCTAAGTTTGTAGAAGTAATGGAAGAGGCTGGCCTGCCTGCTGGCGTACTTAACTTCGTACCAGGTAGCGGAGCTGAAGTAGGGGACTACCTAGTAGACCACCCACGCACTCGTTTCATCTCGTTCACAGGATCTCGTGACGTTGGTCTACGAATCTATGAGCGTGCTTCTAAAGTGAACCCTGGCCAAATCTGGCTGAAGCGTGTAATCGCGGAAATGGGTGGAAAAGATACGATTGTGGTTGATAGCGAGGGCGACCTTGAGTTGGCAGCACAATCCATCGTTAAATCTGCTTTCGGTTTCTCCGGTCAAAAATGTTCTGCGTGCTCCCGTGCGGTAATCGTGGAAGATGTATATGATCAAGTATTGAACCGTGCAGTTGAATTAACAAAAGAATTGACAGTTGGCGACCCTACAGAGAACCACTACATGGGGCCTGTAATCGACCAAGCTGCATTTGATAAAGTAATGAAATATGTTGGAATCGGAAAAGAAGAAGGACGCATCCTTGCAGGTGGAGAAGGAGACAACTCCAAAGGATTCTTCGTTCAGCCTACAATCGTTGCTGACGTAGATCCAGAAGCTCGCCTGATGAAAGAAGAGATCTTCGGACCGGTTGTAGCATTCGCAAAAGCAAAAGACTACAATCATGCGCTTGAAATTGCGAACAATACAGAATACGGCTTGACTGGAGCGGTCATCACAAACAACCGCGATAAAATCGAGCAAGCACGTGAAGACTTCCACGTCGGGAACCTTTACTTCAACCGTGGATGCACAGGTGCAATCGTTGGATACCAACCATTCGGCGGATTCAACATGTCTGGAACTGACTCCAAAGCGGGCGGTCCTGACTACCTATTGCTACACTTACAAGCAAAAACAACTTCTGAAACATTATAA
- a CDS encoding DUF4397 domain-containing protein, translating to MKKFLSVLTVLLFVLGGAINLAEANTGNKDEAQVRILHASPDGPAVDVYVDGNTAVEGAKFKDATDYLFLSAGPHNIEVYPAGKKDKAIIAQRLEVEGGKSYTVTAVNKLANLEMIAVEDERKAPKGKAYTRVGHLSPDAPTVDVGVIKGDTVFSDLSFKDISVYQELEPGTYNLEIRTPDGKQVLDLSGTKLEADTVYSVFAVNTADKLEVLVLVDNKK from the coding sequence ATGAAGAAGTTCTTGAGCGTCTTAACAGTATTGTTGTTTGTCCTCGGAGGCGCAATCAACTTGGCAGAAGCCAATACAGGAAATAAGGATGAGGCACAAGTTCGTATCCTGCATGCATCGCCTGATGGGCCGGCTGTAGACGTCTACGTAGATGGAAATACAGCGGTGGAGGGTGCGAAATTCAAAGATGCAACCGACTATCTATTCCTTTCTGCTGGACCGCATAACATTGAAGTCTATCCTGCAGGTAAAAAAGACAAGGCAATTATTGCGCAACGGCTTGAAGTGGAAGGTGGCAAGTCCTATACAGTGACAGCCGTCAATAAGCTTGCAAACCTTGAAATGATCGCTGTGGAAGATGAGAGAAAAGCTCCAAAAGGCAAAGCCTACACCCGCGTTGGTCACCTTTCCCCAGATGCACCAACAGTGGATGTTGGAGTCATTAAAGGAGATACGGTATTCAGTGATCTTTCTTTTAAAGACATTTCCGTTTATCAGGAGCTTGAGCCTGGAACGTACAATTTGGAAATCAGAACGCCAGATGGAAAGCAGGTTCTAGACCTTTCCGGAACAAAACTTGAAGCCGATACAGTGTACAGTGTGTTTGCGGTGAATACGGCAGATAAGCTGGAAGTATTGGTATTGGTGGATAACAAGAAATAA
- the putP gene encoding sodium/proline symporter PutP, which produces METGVFISLALYFIAMLGIGLYAYKTSTDDISGYMLGGRKLGPGVTALSAGASDMSGWMLMGLPGAMYATGVSSMWIAIGLTIGAYVNYLIVAPRLRIYTETANDSITIPDFFENRFYDGTRILRFVSAIVIIIFFTLYTSSGLVSGGTLFDSAFGLDYKTGLFVTAGVVVAYTLFGGFLAVSLTDFVQGVIMLLALVLVPIVAFTDLGGVGVTFNEVRSIDPTYLDFFKGTTVLGIISLLAWGLGYFGQPHIIVRFMAIKSIRDFKAARRIGMSWMIVSIIGAMATGLVGIAYVNRTGMELADSETIFIVFSQFLFHPLISGFLLAAILAAIMSTISSQLLVTSSALTEDFYKTFLRREASDKELVLIGRISVLIVAIIAISLSLTPNDTILNLVGNAWAGFGAAFGPVIILSLYWKRMNRWGALAGMLVGTFTVLLWIYGPFTINGKPLTAFLYEIIPGFILSTIAVIVVSYITNFPRKNVREGFTEMEETMESEQNKE; this is translated from the coding sequence GTGGAAACAGGAGTATTTATTTCCCTAGCACTTTATTTCATCGCCATGCTAGGTATAGGTTTATATGCCTATAAAACATCTACCGATGATATTTCAGGTTATATGCTTGGTGGGCGTAAATTAGGACCTGGAGTAACAGCACTATCTGCCGGGGCATCCGATATGAGTGGTTGGATGCTAATGGGTCTACCTGGTGCCATGTATGCTACTGGTGTATCCAGCATGTGGATTGCAATCGGGCTTACAATCGGTGCATATGTGAACTATTTAATCGTTGCACCTCGCTTAAGGATTTATACTGAAACTGCGAATGACTCCATTACAATCCCAGATTTCTTTGAAAACCGCTTTTATGATGGAACTCGTATTTTACGTTTCGTATCAGCTATCGTTATTATTATATTCTTCACTCTTTATACATCCTCAGGATTAGTTTCTGGTGGTACACTATTTGATAGTGCATTTGGGTTAGACTACAAAACTGGATTGTTTGTAACGGCTGGTGTCGTAGTAGCCTATACATTGTTTGGGGGATTCTTGGCAGTTAGTTTAACTGACTTTGTACAAGGTGTCATCATGCTTCTTGCCTTAGTACTAGTGCCGATTGTTGCTTTTACTGATCTAGGCGGTGTTGGAGTAACATTTAATGAAGTACGTTCCATAGACCCAACATACCTTGATTTCTTCAAAGGGACTACCGTACTTGGAATCATTTCCTTGCTTGCCTGGGGACTTGGTTATTTTGGACAGCCTCATATCATTGTACGATTTATGGCAATTAAGTCCATCCGTGACTTTAAAGCCGCTCGTCGTATCGGAATGAGCTGGATGATCGTTTCCATCATCGGTGCGATGGCTACAGGACTTGTAGGTATTGCCTATGTGAACCGTACAGGAATGGAATTGGCTGATTCTGAAACAATCTTTATTGTTTTCTCACAATTCTTGTTCCATCCACTAATCAGTGGATTCTTACTTGCAGCAATCCTAGCTGCGATCATGAGTACGATTTCTTCTCAGCTACTAGTTACATCTAGTGCACTGACAGAAGACTTTTATAAAACATTTTTACGCCGTGAAGCATCGGATAAAGAACTTGTCCTTATCGGTCGTATCTCTGTATTGATAGTTGCTATCATCGCTATCTCGCTATCCCTGACACCTAACGATACCATCCTTAATCTAGTTGGTAACGCATGGGCAGGATTTGGTGCAGCATTTGGTCCAGTAATAATCCTAAGTCTATACTGGAAACGCATGAACCGCTGGGGTGCACTTGCAGGTATGCTAGTGGGTACATTCACTGTACTATTATGGATCTATGGGCCATTCACCATCAACGGCAAACCTCTAACTGCATTCTTATATGAGATCATTCCAGGATTCATCCTAAGTACGATTGCCGTAATCGTTGTAAGTTATATTACAAACTTCCCACGTAAAAATGTACGTGAAGGCTTTACGGAAATGGAAGAAACAATGGAATCAGAACAGAATAAAGAATAA
- the gatC gene encoding Asp-tRNA(Asn)/Glu-tRNA(Gln) amidotransferase subunit GatC, with amino-acid sequence MSRISEDQVKHVAHLARLAISEDEVVMFTSQLDAIISFAEKLNELDTEEVQPTSHVLHMKNVMREDVAKDGLPVDEVLKNAPDHKNGQIRVPSIIE; translated from the coding sequence ATGTCACGTATTTCGGAGGATCAGGTGAAGCATGTGGCGCATTTGGCCCGTCTTGCGATCAGCGAGGACGAGGTGGTTATGTTCACAAGTCAATTAGATGCCATTATTTCATTCGCGGAGAAGCTGAATGAATTAGATACAGAAGAGGTTCAACCGACTTCTCATGTTCTACATATGAAGAATGTCATGAGGGAGGATGTTGCGAAAGATGGCCTGCCGGTGGACGAAGTATTGAAGAATGCACCGGATCATAAGAATGGTCAGATTCGCGTACCAAGCATTATTGAATAG
- the gatA gene encoding Asp-tRNA(Asn)/Glu-tRNA(Gln) amidotransferase subunit GatA has protein sequence MSLFDKKLSELHSLLHKKEISVSDLVDTSYKRINEVDEKVQAFLTLDEENARKYAKVLDEALGLEKDHGLLFGLPIGVKDNIVTKGIRTTAASKILGDFNPIYNATVVEKLNQAESVTIGKINMDEFAMGSSNENSAFAATRNPWNLDRVPGGSSGGSAAAVAAGEVFFSLGSDTGGSIRQPAAFCGVVGLKPTYGRVSRYGLIAFASSLDQIGPITRTVEDNAYLLQAISGIDPMDSTSANADVPDFLSSLTGDIKGLKIGVPKEYLVEGVSEEVRQSVMDALKVLEGLGATWEEVSLPHSQYALATYYLLSSSEASANLARFDGVRYGYRTDNAKNLLDMYKQTRSEGFGPEVKRRIMLGTYALSAGHYDAYYVKAQKVRTLIKQDFEDVFEKYDVIIGPTTPTPAFKVGENTKDPLTMYANDILTIPVNLAGVPGISVPAGFVDGLPVGLQIIGKHFDESTIYRVAHAFEQATDHHKQKPQL, from the coding sequence ATGTCATTGTTTGATAAAAAGCTATCGGAATTACATAGCCTTTTACATAAAAAAGAAATCAGTGTATCAGACCTTGTTGATACATCCTATAAACGCATCAACGAAGTCGATGAAAAAGTACAAGCATTCCTAACACTCGATGAAGAGAATGCCCGTAAATATGCAAAAGTCCTTGACGAAGCGTTAGGACTGGAGAAAGACCACGGCCTATTATTCGGCCTTCCAATCGGAGTAAAGGATAACATCGTCACAAAAGGCATCCGCACAACAGCTGCAAGTAAAATCCTAGGTGACTTCAACCCGATCTACAATGCAACAGTAGTAGAAAAACTTAACCAAGCAGAATCGGTAACAATTGGAAAAATAAACATGGACGAGTTCGCGATGGGCTCCTCCAACGAAAACTCCGCATTCGCAGCAACGAGAAATCCATGGAACCTAGACCGTGTACCAGGTGGATCCAGCGGTGGTTCTGCAGCAGCAGTCGCAGCAGGAGAGGTATTTTTCTCCCTGGGGTCTGATACAGGCGGATCCATCCGCCAACCTGCAGCATTTTGCGGTGTCGTCGGATTGAAACCTACATATGGCCGTGTCTCCCGTTATGGTCTGATCGCCTTTGCATCATCCCTTGATCAGATCGGGCCGATCACGCGCACCGTAGAAGACAATGCTTATCTTTTACAAGCGATCTCTGGCATCGATCCAATGGATTCCACATCTGCAAACGCCGATGTACCAGACTTCCTATCCAGCCTGACTGGCGATATTAAAGGACTGAAGATCGGGGTGCCGAAAGAATACCTAGTGGAAGGTGTAAGCGAAGAAGTTCGCCAATCCGTCATGGACGCATTGAAAGTATTGGAAGGGCTTGGAGCAACATGGGAAGAAGTTTCCCTGCCACACTCCCAATATGCGCTGGCGACTTACTATCTATTGTCTTCATCTGAAGCATCCGCTAACCTTGCCCGTTTTGACGGCGTTCGTTACGGATACCGTACAGACAATGCGAAGAACCTCCTCGACATGTACAAGCAGACACGCAGCGAAGGCTTCGGTCCTGAGGTGAAGCGCCGTATCATGCTTGGAACATACGCACTGAGCGCAGGCCACTATGATGCTTATTATGTGAAAGCACAAAAAGTGCGCACGCTCATCAAGCAGGATTTTGAAGATGTGTTTGAAAAATATGACGTGATCATCGGGCCAACTACGCCGACACCGGCATTTAAAGTCGGCGAAAACACGAAGGATCCGTTAACGATGTATGCAAACGACATCCTGACCATCCCAGTCAACCTTGCAGGAGTACCGGGAATCTCCGTACCGGCAGGCTTTGTGGACGGATTACCTGTCGGCTTGCAAATCATCGGGAAGCATTTTGACGAAAGCACCATATACCGCGTTGCGCATGCGTTCGAGCAGGCAACCGACCATCATAAACAAAAACCACAACTGTAA
- the gatB gene encoding Asp-tRNA(Asn)/Glu-tRNA(Gln) amidotransferase subunit GatB: MNYETIIGLEVHVELKTKSKIFSASPNEFGAEPNSNTSVVELGYPGTLPVLNKQAVEYAMKAAMALNCEVATDTKFDRKNYFYPDNPKAYQISQHDKPIGENGWIDIEVNGEKKRIGITRLHLEEDAGKLMHTGDGYSLVDYNRQGTPLVEIVSEPDIRTPEEAYAYLEKLKSIIQYTGVSDCKMEEGSLRCDANISLRPVGQEKFGTKTELKNLNSFNFVQKGLEYEVIRQEQVLSSGGVIEQETRRYDESTKETVLMRVKEGSDDYRYFPEPDLVAIHIDDDWKERVRADIPTLPDERKKRYVDELGLPAYDAQVLTITKEMSDFFEGTVEAGADAKLASNWLMGEVSAYLNAENKELDDTALTPEGLAGMIKLLKDGTISSKIAKKVFKELIENGGDAEKIVKEKGLVQISDEGTLRKMVGETLDANPKSVQDYKEGTERAIGFLVGQIMKASKGQANPQMVNKILIEEIKKR, encoded by the coding sequence ATGAACTATGAAACGATTATTGGACTCGAAGTACACGTAGAGTTAAAAACAAAATCAAAAATCTTCTCGGCTAGTCCGAACGAATTCGGTGCAGAACCGAACTCCAACACGAGCGTCGTGGAACTTGGTTATCCCGGAACACTACCTGTACTGAACAAACAGGCGGTTGAATATGCGATGAAGGCCGCGATGGCCCTAAACTGCGAAGTTGCGACCGACACCAAATTTGACCGGAAAAACTACTTCTATCCGGACAACCCGAAGGCATACCAGATCTCCCAGCATGACAAACCGATCGGGGAAAACGGCTGGATCGACATCGAAGTGAACGGCGAAAAGAAACGCATCGGTATCACGCGCCTTCACTTGGAAGAGGATGCTGGAAAATTGATGCATACAGGCGACGGCTACTCCCTTGTCGACTATAACCGTCAGGGAACACCGCTTGTGGAAATCGTATCCGAGCCGGATATCCGCACACCGGAAGAGGCATATGCCTACCTGGAAAAGTTGAAGTCCATCATTCAATATACAGGGGTTTCCGATTGTAAAATGGAAGAAGGATCCCTACGCTGTGATGCGAACATTTCCCTGCGCCCAGTCGGCCAGGAGAAATTCGGGACGAAAACAGAACTGAAAAACCTGAACAGCTTCAACTTTGTCCAAAAAGGATTGGAATATGAAGTGATTCGCCAAGAACAGGTTCTTTCATCTGGAGGAGTCATTGAGCAGGAAACGCGCCGTTATGACGAATCAACAAAAGAGACCGTCCTGATGCGTGTTAAAGAGGGGTCCGACGATTACCGTTACTTCCCGGAACCAGATCTTGTGGCAATCCACATTGATGATGACTGGAAAGAGCGTGTGCGTGCAGACATCCCGACACTTCCGGACGAGCGAAAAAAGCGCTACGTGGATGAGCTAGGCTTGCCGGCATATGACGCCCAAGTCCTTACCATTACAAAAGAAATGTCCGACTTCTTTGAGGGGACAGTGGAAGCGGGAGCTGACGCGAAGCTTGCTTCTAACTGGCTGATGGGCGAGGTTTCCGCTTATCTGAACGCTGAAAACAAAGAACTCGATGATACCGCGTTGACTCCAGAGGGACTTGCCGGCATGATCAAGCTTCTTAAAGACGGCACCATTTCATCCAAAATAGCCAAGAAAGTCTTCAAGGAACTGATCGAAAACGGCGGCGACGCAGAGAAAATCGTCAAAGAAAAAGGCCTTGTCCAAATCTCGGACGAAGGCACCCTTCGTAAAATGGTCGGCGAAACGTTGGATGCAAATCCAAAATCCGTCCAGGACTACAAAGAAGGAACAGAACGCGCCATCGGCTTCCTTGTAGGACAGATCATGAAAGCCTCCAAAGGCCAGGCAAACCCGCAAATGGTGAACAAGATTTTGATTGAGGAAATTAAGAAGCGCTAA
- a CDS encoding D-alanyl-D-alanine carboxypeptidase family protein, giving the protein MIKKGIICGVTLSLLAGCTSFDSLGEEKEALVGTAHAFKTAVPQMTDYDMAWDVFFEKGGAESLEEEDGAEEVPSAEEDPEEAVNEEDPSHPADAEDPSEPEAIPVVANPGAMNVMVNKFWSLPEGYRPGDLIKPNVPFSFGDENSDRSKLRAEAAESLEVMFQVAKGEGIELYARSGFRSYETQAAIFKNEVAAFGYERAVLYVALPGTSEHQTGLAMDITAKSVGLELVEKFEGTAEGKWLAENAHHYGFILRYPKGKTTITGYAFEPWHFRYVGVEIAGEIYEKGITLEEYFGDVREF; this is encoded by the coding sequence ATGATAAAAAAAGGAATTATTTGTGGCGTGACCTTGAGCCTTTTGGCAGGTTGTACAAGTTTTGATAGTTTAGGAGAGGAAAAGGAAGCGTTGGTTGGCACTGCACATGCCTTTAAAACGGCGGTTCCACAAATGACGGATTATGATATGGCGTGGGATGTTTTTTTTGAAAAAGGAGGGGCAGAATCGCTAGAAGAGGAAGACGGGGCTGAGGAGGTACCCTCCGCAGAGGAGGATCCTGAAGAGGCGGTGAACGAGGAGGATCCTTCCCATCCTGCTGACGCAGAAGACCCGTCGGAGCCTGAAGCGATCCCTGTCGTTGCCAATCCTGGCGCGATGAATGTCATGGTCAATAAATTCTGGTCGCTACCGGAGGGGTACCGCCCTGGGGACTTGATCAAGCCGAATGTGCCGTTTTCCTTCGGGGATGAAAACAGCGACCGTTCCAAGCTGCGTGCCGAAGCCGCCGAGTCGCTTGAGGTCATGTTCCAGGTCGCCAAGGGGGAGGGCATTGAGCTTTACGCACGCTCCGGCTTCCGTTCTTATGAAACACAAGCTGCTATTTTTAAGAATGAGGTCGCCGCATTCGGCTATGAGCGGGCGGTCCTTTATGTGGCCCTGCCCGGAACGAGCGAGCACCAGACGGGGCTTGCCATGGACATCACCGCTAAAAGCGTGGGCCTTGAGCTTGTGGAGAAGTTTGAGGGTACTGCAGAAGGCAAGTGGCTTGCTGAGAACGCCCATCATTATGGCTTTATTCTGCGCTATCCGAAAGGGAAGACTACTATCACGGGGTATGCATTTGAGCCTTGGCATTTCCGGTATGTTGGAGTGGAGATCGCTGGGGAGATTTATGAGAAAGGGATCACATTGGAGGAGTATTTTGGGGACGTAAGGGAGTTTTAG
- a CDS encoding flotillin family protein has translation MPEIVIIIGAVVALIFVLIVVFVARYKTVGPDEALIITGSYLGGKNVHTDEAGNRIKIVRGGGAFIVPVFQQSEPLSLLSIKLDVKTPEVYTEQGVPVMADGTAIIKIGNSIGDIATAAEQFLGKRKEDLENEAREVLEGHLRSILGSMTVEEIYKNREKFSQEVQRVASQDLAKMGLIIVSFTIRDIRDSNGYLESLGKPRIAQVKRDADIATAEADKETRIKRAEAAKDAQRAELERATEIAEAEKENQMKVAEYRREQDIAKARADQAYHLEEARAKQEVTEQQMQIQIIERQKQIELEEKEILRRERQYDSEVKKKADADRYSVEQAASADKMKQMAEADAHKYRIEAMAKAEAEKVRIDGLAIADAQRAQGESEAEVIRLKGLAEAEAKEKIAEAFEQFGQAAILDMIIKMLPEYAKQVAAPLGNIDKITVVDTGSSGENGGANKVSGYATNLMSTLQESLKASSGIDVKELIENFSGKANVRHSIDSLTSEIATSKKSEEKKTEE, from the coding sequence ATGCCTGAAATCGTAATTATCATTGGTGCCGTCGTCGCACTGATTTTTGTCCTGATTGTCGTTTTCGTAGCACGCTACAAAACAGTCGGTCCAGACGAAGCGCTAATTATCACTGGTAGCTACCTAGGTGGCAAAAATGTCCACACAGACGAAGCAGGAAACAGAATCAAGATTGTACGAGGTGGAGGTGCGTTCATCGTACCGGTATTCCAACAATCTGAACCATTAAGCTTGCTATCTATCAAACTGGATGTGAAAACACCGGAAGTTTACACGGAGCAAGGTGTGCCGGTCATGGCGGACGGAACGGCGATCATCAAGATCGGCAATTCCATCGGCGACATCGCAACAGCTGCAGAGCAATTTTTAGGAAAAAGAAAAGAGGATCTGGAAAACGAAGCGCGTGAAGTACTAGAAGGTCACCTTCGTTCCATCCTAGGTTCCATGACAGTAGAAGAAATCTATAAGAATCGTGAAAAATTCTCGCAAGAAGTACAACGTGTCGCATCCCAGGATTTAGCGAAAATGGGATTGATCATCGTATCTTTCACAATCCGTGACATTCGTGACAGCAACGGATACCTAGAGTCCCTTGGGAAACCACGTATTGCGCAAGTAAAGCGTGACGCAGACATTGCAACAGCGGAAGCGGACAAAGAAACTCGTATCAAGCGTGCGGAAGCGGCAAAAGATGCACAACGCGCAGAGCTTGAGCGTGCGACTGAAATCGCAGAAGCGGAAAAAGAAAATCAAATGAAGGTTGCCGAGTACCGCCGCGAGCAAGACATCGCGAAAGCCCGTGCTGACCAAGCGTATCACTTAGAGGAAGCGCGTGCGAAGCAGGAAGTAACCGAGCAACAGATGCAGATCCAAATCATCGAGCGTCAAAAGCAAATCGAGCTTGAGGAAAAAGAGATCCTGCGTCGTGAGCGTCAATACGACTCCGAAGTCAAGAAAAAAGCCGATGCAGACCGTTACTCTGTTGAGCAAGCTGCATCTGCTGATAAGATGAAGCAAATGGCAGAAGCGGATGCACATAAATATCGCATTGAAGCAATGGCAAAAGCGGAAGCGGAAAAAGTACGTATCGACGGTCTTGCGATTGCCGATGCACAAAGAGCGCAAGGGGAATCCGAAGCAGAAGTCATCCGCCTGAAAGGTCTTGCAGAAGCGGAAGCGAAAGAGAAAATCGCAGAAGCATTCGAGCAGTTCGGTCAAGCGGCTATCCTAGACATGATCATCAAAATGCTTCCTGAATATGCGAAGCAAGTCGCAGCTCCACTTGGCAACATCGACAAGATCACGGTTGTCGACACTGGCAGCAGCGGTGAAAACGGCGGCGCTAACAAGGTTTCTGGCTATGCAACAAACCTGATGTCCACTCTACAGGAATCCCTGAAGGCATCTTCCGGGATTGATGTAAAAGAACTTATCGAAAACTTCTCAGGTAAAGCGAATGTGCGTCACAGCATCGACAGCTTGACCAGCGAAATCGCTACAAGCAAAAAGAGCGAAGAGAAGAAGACAGAAGAATAA